CTGCTCCGTACCGGCCTCAAGGCGATCCCCGCCGAACGGCTGTGGGTCAACCCCGACTGCGGCCTGAAGACCCGCGGCTGGCCGGAGACCCGGGCCTCGCTGGAGAACCTGGTGGCGGCGGCCCGTACGGTACGGGGCGAGCTGTCCCCGTCCTGACCCGGCCCACCGGCCAAGGGCCCTCACCGCTCTCGCGGTGAGGGCCCCCGGGCAGCCAGGAGCACGTCATGACCCCGGCCCGAGGAGCGACCGCGTGACCAGCCGCGTCACCTTCATCTCACCCGCGATGAACGCAAGCCTGCGCCGGGCCCGCTTCGACGACGGCCGGACCCCGCTCGACGACACCGGCGCGGCGCGGGCACGCGCGGCCGCCGGCACCCTGCCCCCGGCCGCCCGGGTGCTCACCTCGCCGGGCCTGCGCTGCCGGGAGACGGCCGGGGCTCTCGGTCTGCACGGCCCGGCGGTCCCGGAGTTGGCGGGACCGGACGTCGGCCGCTGGCGGGGCCGCACGCTCGACGAGGTGAGTGCCGCCGAGCCGGAGTCGCTGGGCCGCTGGCTCACGGACCCGGGCCACGCTCCGCACGGGGGCGAGTCGGTGCGGGAGTTCTGCGGCCGGATCGCCCGGTGGCTGACGGACGTCGAGGACCTGGACGGCCGTACGGTCGCCGTGGTCGAGCCGGAGGTCGTTCGCGCGGCTGTCCTGCACGCCCTCGGGATGCCCGAGGCGGCCTTCTGGCGTCTCGACGTCGCCCCGCTGACGGCGACGGAGCTCAGTGGGCGCGGCGGGCGCTGGAACCTGCGACTGGGGCGGCCCCTCGCGGCGCCGGACGCCGACTAGGGGCGGGCCGCCCGGGATCAGGGCTTGCCCTGCCGGTCCGGTCGACCCGGTGGCCGGGGAACGCGCAAGGGCCCGCGGACGGTTCCGCGGGCCCTTGCGCGTGAGCGCATGCCGGTCAGCCGGTCACGGCCGCCGCCGACGCCGGTGCCGCGGGGGCCGGCCGGGGGTTCAGCAGTCGCTCGGCCAGCTCGCCGAAGAGCAGCCCGAAGCCCGCCCACAGCGTGGCCTGCATGGCCAGTGCGGACAGCCGGAACCGCCACAGCACGGTGGCCGGGAAGTCCGCGGGGACCTCGTCGACGGCCGGCAGGAACGCGAACGCCAGGCCGATCACCAGGGCGAACGCGGCCACCGCGACGACGGTGGCGTACCAGTTGCCCAGTCTCGGGGCGAGTCGCCTGCCGAGGATGGTCGCGGCCACCGCGAGGAGGACGCTGAGCACCATCATCAGGAAGTACAGGGTGGTCCGCCTGCCGATGGTGTCGGGGTCGCCGACGGCGGGCGGGTTGGCCGGGTACTTCAGGAACGGCACGACATAGACGGCGAGCAGCGCGCAGCCGGACAGCAGCAGCGCGGTGGCCCGCGGCGAGAAGCGGCCGACGCGGCCGAGGGCGAAGCAGTGGGCGAGAGCGGCGATGCCGCCGAAGGAGACGCCGTAGATCAGGACACCGGTGGCGAGGCCGGCGGTGGACTGGAGGCTGCGGGAGACGAGTTCGACCTCGTGCTCGTGCCCGGAGGCGTGGGCCTCCTCGAAGCCGATCGCCCTGTCGACGCTCGGCTCACCGAGGACGTAGGCCACGATCAGCGCGAGGACGCCCGCGGCGAGGCCGGCGAGCATGCCTCGCACGAGCAGCTTCCGTACGGTTGCGGAGTTCATGGTTCTGTGGCTCCCCGGCGTCAGTGGCAGGGGAAACCGAGCAGGTGGCGGGCGTCGTGCACCCACTCGTGGACGTCCTCGCCGGAGACGACGGAGGTGGCGCCCTGCTCGGCGCCGACGAAGTACAGCAGGACCAGCATCAGGATGCCGAAGAAGACCGCCCAGGGGACGATCGCGCCGATCGGCAGCTTGGCGGGGAGAGCGGGGGTGTTGGCGGTCGGCTGGGCGACATGCTGCGCCATGGCAGGGCTCCTTCGGGAGTTCGCGTCCCATTTCGGTGGTGCACATGACGACGGCCACGGGTCTGACTCACCGCCCCTGCGAGAGGCGCGGCATACAGTGGCGCGACCGTGCCGGATTCCCACCGGCTTCCGTCGTACCGTCGTCGATATCGCCCTGACCGTACCGCTCGACCAGGACATGACCAATGGCGGGCGGGCTCGCGGGACCCCGCCCTGACCGAACCTTTACCTGAGACGAAAGCCGCGGAACGCCCCTTCCCCGACGGCCGGAAAGGATGCGGAGACGCAGGTCACAATGCGGGAGAGGGCAAGGTCACAGCCGTGCCCACTGCTGCTCCTTTGTCGATCTGACCTAGCATCCGAGCATGACGGTCCTGCCTGACGACGGGCTCTCGCTGGCCGCCGAGTTCCCTGACGCAACCCATGAGCAGTGGCAACACCTGGTGGAAGGTGTGCTGCGCAAGTCGGGCAAGGACGTCTCGGGCACGGCCGCGGAAGACGCCCTGTCCACTGCCCTGGAGGACGGGTTGCGCACCCGCCCTCTGTACAGCGCGCGTGACGCCGCGCCCGATGCCGGCCTGCCCGGGTTCGCCCCGTTCGTCCGCGGCGGTCGAGCCGAGGGCAACACGGCCGGCGGCTGGGACGTCCGGCAGCGGCACACGGCGCTCACGGACGGCGTGGTGCTCGCGGACCTGGAGAACGGCGTCACCTCGATCTGGCTGGTCCTCGGCGAGGGCGGCATCCCGGTGACGGAACTCGGCCGTGCCCTGGACGGCGTCTACCTCGACCTGGCCCCCGTCGTCCTCGACGCGGGCACCGAGGTGGAGCCCGCCGCGCGTGAGCTGCTGCGGCTGTACGAGGAGCGGGGCGTCGCCAAGGAGGCGGCGCGCGGCAACCTCGGCGCGGACCCGCTGGGCCACGAGGCCCGTACCGCGAAGTCCTCCGACTTCACCGCCGTCGCCGGGCTGGCGCGGCTGTGCGCCGAGGAGTACCCGGGGCTGCGGGCGCTGACCGTGGACGCGCTGCCGTACCACGAGGCCGGCGGCTCGGCGGCCCAGGAGCTGGGCGCTTCGCTGGCGACCGGCGTCGCGTATCTGCGGGAGCTCGACGCGGCCGGGCTGACGGTCGAACAGGCCGCCGCACAGCTGGAGTTCCGCTACGCCGCGACCGCCGACCAGTTCCTGACGATCGCCAAGCTGCGCGCCGCGCGCCGGCTGTGGGCGCGGGTGACCGAGGTGTGCGGGGCGTCGAGCGCTCAGGTGCAGCACGCCGTGACCTCGCCGGTGATGATGTCGCGCCGCGACCCCTGGGTGAACATGCTGCGCACGACGGTCGCCACGCTGGCCGCCGGCGTCGGCGGCGCCGAGTCCGTGACGGTGCTGCCCTTCGACCACGCGCTCGGCCTGCCGGACGCGTTCGCGCGGCGTATCGCCCGCAACACCTCGACCGTCCTCATCGAGGAGTCGCACCTGGCCCGGGTGATCGACCCGGCGGGCGGCTCCTGGTACGTGGAGCGGCTCACCGACGAACTGGCCGAGGCGGGCTGGGAGTTCTTCCAGCGCATCGAGCGGGCCGGCGGCCAGGCGGCCGCGCTGCGCTCCGGGCAGCTGGGCGAGGACCTCGCCGCCACCTGGGAGGCCCGCACCGGCAAGCTCGCCAGGCGCCGGGAGCCGATCACCGGCGTGAGCGAGTTCCCGAATCTCGCCGAGCAGCTCGTGGCGCGCGAGCCCGCACCCGAGGCCCGCTCCGGCGGCCTGCCCCGGGTCCGGCGCGACGAGGCGTACGAGGCGCTGCGCGCCCGCTCCGACGCCCACCTGGCCGCGACCGGCTCCCGGCCGCGGATCTTCCTGGCGGCGCTCGGTCCGGCCGCCGCGCACACCGCGCGCCTCACCTTCGCCTCGAACCTGTTCCAGGCGGGCGGCATCGAGCCGGTCACCGGCGGCACCTTCGCCGAGAGCGGCGCCACCGAGGTGTGCCTGTGCTCCAGCGACGCTCTCTACGAGGAGCAGGCCGAGTCCGTGGCCGCCGAGTTCAGGTCGGCGGGCGCGGCGCAGGTGTTCCTCGCCGGCCGCCCCGGGCAGTACACCGATGTCGACGCCTACGTCTTCGCGGGCTGTGACGCCGTCGCCGTGCTGTCCGCCACCCTCGACCGCATGGGAGTGTCCTGATGGGAATCCCCGACTTCTCCGGGATCGAGCTCGGGGAGCCGAGGACCGACGCCGGCGTCGACGAGTGGCGGAAGGCGGCCGGGACCGACGGGGCCTTCTGGGAGACCCCGGAGGGCATCGCGGTCAAGCCGCTGTACACCGGCCGTGACCTGGAGGGCCTGGACTTCCTCGGCACGTACCCGGGCATGGCGCCGTATCTGCGCGGCCCGTACCCGACGATGTACGTCAACCAGCCCTGGACGATCCGCCAGTACGCGGGCTTCTCGACCGCCGAGGAGTCCAACGCGTTCTACCGGCGCAATCTGGCGGCCGGCCAGAAGGGCCTGTCGGTCGCCTTCGACCTGCCCACGCACCGGGGTTACGACAGCGACCACCCGCGGGTGACGGGCGACGTCGGCATGGCGGGCGTCGCCATCGACTCGATCTACGACATGCGCCAGCTCTTCGACGGCATCCCGCTGGACCGGATGACCGTGTCGATGACGATGAACGGCGCCGTGCTGCCGGTGCTGGCGCTGTACATCGTGGCGGCGGAGGAACAGGGCGTCGCGCCCGAGAAGTTGGCCGGGACCATCCAGAACGACATCCTCAAGGAGTTCATGGTCCGCAACACCTACATCTATCCGCCGAAGCCGTCGATGCGGATCATCTCCGACATCTTCGCCTTCACCTCGCAGCGGATGCCGCGCTACAACTCGATCTCCATCTCCGGCTACCACATCCAGGAGGCCGGAGCGACGGCCGATCTGGAGCTGGCGTACACGCTCGCGGACGGCGTCGAGTACATCCGCGCGGGCCGTGAGGCCGGCCTGGACGTGGACGCGTTCGCGCCGCGCCTGTCGTTCTTCTGGGCGATCGGCATGAACTTCTTCATGGAGGTCGCCAAGCTGCGGGCGGCGCGCCTGCTGTGGGCGAAGCTGGTGAAGCAGTTCGACCCGAAGAACTCCAAGTCCCTCTCGCTGCGCACCCATTCGCAGACGTCGGGCTGGTCGCTGACCGCGCAGGACGTGTTCAACAACGTCACGCGTACGTGCGTCGAGGCGATGGCGGCGACGCAGGGCCACACGCAGTCGCTGCACACCAACGCCCTCGACGAGGCGCTCGCGCTGCCCACCGACTTCTCGGCCCGCATCGCGCGCAACACCCAGCTGCTGATCCAGCAGGAGTCGGGCACGACCCGGGTCATCGACCCGTGGGGCGGCAGCGCCTACGTGGAGAAGCTGACGTACGACCTCGCCCGCCGTGCCTGGCAGCACATTCAGGAGGTCGAGGCGGCGGGCGGCATGGCCAAGGCGATCGACGCCGGCATCCCCAAACTGCGCATCGAGGAGGCCGCGGCCCGCACCCAGGCCCGGATCGACTCCGGACGCCAGCCCGTCATCGGCGTCAACAAGTACCGCGTCGACAGCGACGAGCAGATCGACGTGCTCAAGGTCGACAACTCCTCCGTGCGCGCCCAGCAGATCGAGAAGCTGCGGCGGCTGCGGGCGGAGCGCGACGAGCAGGTCTGCCAGGACGCGCTGGACGCGCTCACCCGGGCCGCCGGCGGCGAGGGCAACCTGCTGGAGCTGGCGGTGAACGCGGCCCGCGCGAAGGCCACCGTCGGTGAGATCTCGGACGCCCTGGAGAAGGTGTACGGCCGGCACGCGAGCCAGATCCGTACCATCACCGGCGTGTACCGCAACGAAGCCGGGGAGTCGCCGTCCGTGGACCGCACCCGCACCCTCGTGTCCGACTTCGAGGAGTCCGAGGGGCGCCGCCCGCGCATCCTGGTCGCCAAGATGGGCCAGGACGGCCACGACCGCGGCCAGAAGGTGATCGCCACCGCGTTCGCCGACCTCGGCTTCGACGTGGATGTCGGCCCGCTGTTCCAGACGCCCGCCGAGGTGGCCCGCCAGGCCGTCGAGGCCGATGTGCACATCGTCGGGGTGTCGTCGCTGGCGGCCGGTCACCTCACCCTCGTACCGGCGCTCAAGGAGGCGCTGGCCGAGGAGGGCCGCGAGGACATCATGATCGTGGTCGGCGGTGTGATCCCGCCGCAGGACGTGCCGACGCTCATCGAGATGGGCGCGGCGGCGGTCTTCCCGCCCGGGACGGTGATCCCGGACGCCGCGTACGACCTCGTACGGCGGCTGGGGGCCGACCTCGGGCACGAGCTGTGATCGATCTCGACGCGTATGTGAAGGGCGTGCTCGACGGGAAGCGTGCGATCGTCGCGCGCGCCATCACGCTCGTCGAGTCCACCCGGCCGCAGCACCGGGTGCTGGCACAGCGGTTGCTCACCGAGCTGCTGCCGCACAGCGGCAGGGCGCGGCGGATCGGCGTGAGCGGGGTGCCGGGGGTCGGGAAGTCGACGTTCATCGACGCGTTCGGGACCATGCTCACGGGGCTCGGGTACCGGGTCGCGGTCCTGGCCGTGGACCCGTCGTCCAGCCGGACGGGCGGGTCGATCCTGGGTGACAAGACCCGGATGGAGCGACTGGCGGTGGACCCGGCGGCCTTCATCCGCCCCTCCCCCACGGCCGGCACGCTGGGCGGTGTCGCCAAGGCCACCCGTGAGTCGATCGTGGTGATGGAGGCGGCCGGCTACGACGTGATCCTGGTGGAGACGGTCGGTGTCGGCCAGTCGGAGACCGCGGTCGCGAACATGGTCGACTCCTTCCTGCTGCTGACGCTGGCCCGTACCGGCGACCAGCTCCAGGGCATCAAGAAGGGCGTCCTGGAACTGGCCGACGTGCTGGCCGTCAACAAGGCGGACGGCCCGCACGAGCGTGACGCCCGCGCCGCCGCTCGTGAACTGGCGGGCGCCCTGCGGCTGATGCACGGCAAGGACGCCGCCTGGACGCCGCCCGTCCTGCACTGCAGCGGGCGTGAGTCGATCGGCCTGGACACCGTCTGGGACCGGCTCGAACAGCACCGTACGCTGCTCGACTCGACCGGCCGGCTCGCCGCCAAGCGGCGTGAGCAGCAGATCGACTGGACCTGGACCATGGTCCGCGACGAGCTCCTGGGCCGCCTCCACGCGGACCCGTCGGTGCGGGAGGTCGCGCCGGGGCTCGAACAGCAGGTCAGGGACGGCGAGTTGACGGCGACGCTGGCCGCCGAGCGGATCCTCGCGGCCTTCGAGGGCGTACGTGATCAGCACACCGGGGTGTCGGAACCTCGCGGGGCCACCAGCCCCGACTCGTAGGCGAACACCACGAGTTGGGCCCGGTCGCGCGCCCCCAGCTTGGTCATCGCCCGGCTGATGTGGGTCTTGGCCGTGAACGGGCTGATCACCATGTGCGCGGCGATCTCCTCGTTGGTCAGTCCGCGTGCCGCGAGCGCCGTCACCTCGCGTTCGCGGCGGGTCAGCCCCTCCAGGCCGGGTGCGGTGGCCCGGTCCGGAGGGCGGGAGACGAACTCGCCGATGAGGGTGCGGGTGACGGCCGGGGACAGCAGCGCCTCGCCGCGGGCCACCACCTCGATCGCCTGGAGCAGGTCGGCCGGTTCGGTGTCCTTCAGCAGGAAGCCGCTGGCGCCGGCCCGCAGCGCCTCGAAGACGCACTCGTCGTGGCCGTAGTTGGTGAGGATCACCACGCGGACGGCGGCGAGGGCGGGGTCCGCGGCGATGCGGCGGGTCGCCTCGATGCCCGTCATCACCGGCATCTGTACGTCGATCAGCGCGATGTCGGGTATCTGCGCGCGGATCAGCGCGAGGCCACGTTCGCCGTCGCCCGCCTCGCCGACGACCTCGATGCCGTCCTCGGCGTCCAGCAGGGCCCGGAAGCCCGCCCGCATCAGCGCCTGGTCGTCGACGAGCGCCACCCTGATCACGTCGTCCGTCATCCCGCCTCCCCCAGTGGCAGCCGTGCCCGGACCGCGAAGCCGCCCTCCGCGCGCGGGGCGGCCTCCAGTGTGCCGCCGAGAGCCGTGACGCGCTCGCGCATACCGGTCAGGCCGATGCCGGCGGTGGGGGGACGGGTCGGGTCGGCGGTGCCGTCGTCCTCGACGCGTATCGTCAAGTCGCCTTCTTCATAAGTGAGTTGCACGCTCACCTTGGCCGGGCCCGCGTGCCGGGCCGCGTTGGTGAGCGCCTCCTGGACGATGCGGTACATGGCCCGGTCGACGGTCGCCGCGAGCGGCCGCTCGTCGCCGGTCACGGTCAGGTCGACCGCGAGTCCGGCGGCCCGTGCCCGCTCCACGAGCAGTGCGGGCGTGCCGGTCGCCTCGTCGGTGCGCAGCACCTCCAGCGTGGCGCGCAGTTCGCGCATGGCCTCGCCGCTCGCCTCCTGGATGGCGAGCAGGGCGGGCGGCACGTCCTCGCCGCGCTTGCGGGCGAGGTGCGCGGCGACGCCGGCCTGGAGCTTGACGATGGAGATGCTGTGGGTGAGGGAGTCGTGCAACTCCCGTGCGATGCGCAGGCGTTCCTCGCCCGCTCGGCGCAGCGCCGCTTCCTCGCGGGTGCGTTCGGCCTCCAGCGCGCGCTGCTCGGTCTGGCGCAGGTAGGCCTGCCAGTTGCGGTCGGCGAGGCCGGTCACGACGGCGCACAGGAACCATCCGGCGAGCAGCAGTGCCTCGCGGACGACGTCCGAGGCCGCGGAGCCGACCGTGACGTATCCGGCGAGGAAGACGCCGGCCGCCGCGGCGGCCGTGCCCCGGTGTCCGGTCCGGGCGGCGGTGTGCACGGCGCCCACGACGGGGAGGGCGAGGCTGCTCGCGGGCCCGGCGTGGACGACGTCGGCGAGCAGGCAGGCGGTGGTGATCGCGAGCACGGCGCGCGGGGCGGTGCGGTGTGCTGCCAGGGCCAGTGAACCGGCCGCGATCAGTACCCAGTCGACGGGCCCGGCACGGTCGTCGGCCACGGCGGCGAGCACGGTGATCGCGCCGGCCACGACCGCTACGGTCGCGTCGGCGAACCGCTCGCGTGTGATTCGTTGCCCGCTCATGCCCGCACATTAGACGGCGCCACCGGCAGGTACGTCAGCCCTGTGGACGGCTCCTGGACTACTCCCGGCGCAGTAGTGCGGCAAGCCGGGCCGCCCCGCCGGCGCAGCTCCGACTCCGTTCGCCGGTACGACGACCCGCACGGCCCCGGCGGCGCACGCTACTGCCCATGACCACACCCTTCCGTCACACCGAACCCCTGCCGCCCGCATCGGCCGCCGGCACCGTCGCCGAGGTGTACGCGCAGATCGCCCTCGACTTCGGCATCGCCGAGCCCTCGACCTTCGTGGTCCTGTCGTCCGCACCCGAACTCCTGGCTCCCGCCTGGGCGTTGCTGCGCGAGTCGCTCATCGCCGGTCCGGGCAGCCGGACCGGCAAGGAGCTGGTGGCGCTCGGGGTGTCGCTCGCCAACCGGTGCCCGTTCTGCGTGGACGCGCACACCGTGCTGCTGCACGCCACCGGCGACCACGCGCTCGCCGAGCGGGTGGCCCGCGGAGGGACCCCGCACGACGAGGAGCACGCGCGCCTGCTCGACTGGGGGCAGCGCACGCGCGTGCCCGGCGCCGACCTGGAGCCGTACCCGTTCCCGCGCGAGCACGCCCCCGCCTATCTCGGCACCGCGCTCACCTTCCACTTCATCAACCGGATCGCGTCGGCCCTGCTGACCGAGAACCTGCTCCCGGCGGGCGCCCAGCGCTTCCGGGCGGTACGGAGCATCGCGGGCCGCGCGCTGTCCCGGACGGTGCGCCGCACCGCCCGCCCCGGGCAGTCGCTGGCCCTGCTCGACGACATCGACGCCGGTGAGGCGCCCGCGTGGGCGCGCGGCACGCCCGTCGGGGTCGCTTACGCGTCGCTGCTCAGGGCGGCCATGAGCGGCGCGGGCCTGCTCGACGCCACGGATCACGACCTCGTGGAGGCGGCCCTCCAGGACTGGGACGGCACGCATCCGCCGCTCGGCCTGGCCGGGATCCCGGACCGCCGGGAGCGTCCCGGCGCGCGGCTGGCGCTGCTGGCCGCGCTGGCGCCGTACCGGATCACCGACGAGGACGTGGCGGCATGGCGCCGGCCGCAGCACTCGGACCACTGTCTGGTGCATCTCGTCGCGTACGGCGCCTTCATCGCCGTGGACCGTATCGAAAGCGCCTTTTCAGCCCAAATCACCCAGGAGGCTCTGTAATTGGCCCAGGGCACCACGTAATCGGGACCGGTCCGTAATGGCGTCGGCACGGAGCGAGTTGGCCCTTCCGCCTCACAGTGAGTCATGTGACACTGGCGTCCCGTCCGCAGTGCGGACTGCTTCCGCACCGTCCCCCACGAGAAGTGCGCCGTGCGTTCTCTTCCCTTGCCGCTTGCCCTCACCGCACGACTGTCGCCTGTCGTAGTGCTCGCCGCCGCGGGCTGGGCGCTGTCGTCGGGACCCGCCACGACGCCGGCCGCCGAGGACCGGACGGCGACACAGAAGACGGACGAGGACTCGCCGTCGGCCCCCGCGACCGCGGCGGCGTCGAAGACGTACGCCGCCGCCCCCTCGCCCTGCGGCAGCATGGGCTCGAAGTCGATAAAGGACCTCGTGCCCGGCGCCAAGACGGCCGGCAAGGAGATCCCGTCCTCCGACGCCAAGCTGCGCCGCACCTGCTCGTGGAACGCGCTCAAGGGCTTCGAATACCGCTGGCTGGACGTGTCCTTCGAGATCACGGCCTCGGACGAGGCGGCCGAGGAGTCCTACAAGGGGCGCGTCGCGGACAAGAGCGGCGGGGGCACCGTGCCCGGGGTCGGTGACGCGGGCTACTCCGTGGTGAACCTCAGCACCGACGACGGGCAGCAGACCCGCGAGGGCACGGTGCTGGTCCGCGCGTCCAACGCGCTGGTCTCCATCACCTACAGCGGAAGCGACTTCGAGTCGAAGAAGGCGCCCGGCACCGACGACATCAACAAGGGTGCGATCAAGGCGGCCAAGGAAGCGGTCGCCGCCCTGGAGGACGGCCAGAAGGGCTGACCGTCCTCCCCGGCTCGCCTCGTCAGGCGTCCGCGCGTTCCTTGCGGCCGCCCATCAGCACCACGTACAGCACGAGCGCGGTGCCCAGGCCCACCGCCCAGCCGTAGTCGGCGAGCGGCTTGAGGAACGGGATCAGTCCGTCGGCCGGGAACGGCCCGGTCTTCGAGCCGTCCGCGCCCACACCCGAGTACGAACCGCCTACCGCGAGGACGCCGCCGACGACGAAGGCGGCGATGGCACGCCAGTTCCAGCCCGAGGAGTACCAGTAGCGTCCACCGGGCGTGTACAGGTCGGCGAGGTGCAGGACCGTCCGGCGGACGATCCAGTAGTCGGCGATCAGGATGCCCGCGACCGTGCCGAGCAGGCCGCCGACCACGCCGAGCCAGGTGAAGATGTAGAACTCCGGGGTGGAGATCAGCTTCCACGGGAAGATCAGGATGCCGACGACGCCGGTGATCAGCGCGCCCGTACGGAAGTTGATGAGCTTCGGCGCCAGGTTCGCCAGGTCGTACGCCGGGGAGACCACGTTCGCCGCGATGTTCACGGAGATGGTCGCGATCAGCACCACGACGAGCGCGAAGAGCAGACCGAAGGCGCTGTCGGTCTTGGCGGCCAGGGCGACCGGGTCCCAGATGGCCTCGCCGTAGACCACCTCGGAGCCGGACGTGACCAGGACGGCCAGGATCGCGAAGAGCGTCATGGTCGTCGGCAGACCGAGGGACTGTCCCCAGGTCTGCGCCCGCTGACTGGCACCGAAGCGGGTGAAGTCGGGGATGTTCAGGGAGAGCGTCGCCCAGAAGCCGATCATCCCCATCAGGGACGGGAAGAAGACCGGCCAGAAGTCGGGGCCCCAGCCGAGCTTCGAGGGCTGGTCGAGCAGCGCGCCGAACCCGTCCGCCTTGACCGCGATCCAGACCAGCAGGACCAGCGCGCCGACGATCACGAAGGGCGCTGCCCAGTTCTCGAAGTGCCGCAGGAAGTCCATGCCGCGGTAGATGATGGCGATCTGCACGGCCCAGAACAGGATGAAGCAGAGCCACAGCGGCCACGGGTTGCCCGCGATCTGGCCGGCGTTCTCCCAGTGGCCCCCGGTGAGCTTGGAGCCGAGCGCGAAGATGCCGCTGCCGCCGATCCAGGTCTGGATGCCGAACCAGCCGCAGGCCACGGCCGCCCGGATCATGGCCGGGATGTTGGCGCCGCGCAGCCCGAAGGAGGCCCGCGCCAGTACCGGGAAGGGGATGCCGTACTTGGGCCCGGCGTGCCCGGTGGCCAGCATCGGCAGCAGCACGATGACGTTGGCCAGCGCGATGGTGAAGACGGCCTGCTTCCAGTCCATGCCGAGCGCGACCAGGCCGGAGGCCAGGGTCCAGCTGGGGATGCAGTGGGCCATCGAGATCCACAGGGCGGCGAAGTTGTACGTCGTCCACTTGCGCTCGGCGACCGGGACGGGACGCAGGTCCTCGTTGGCGAAGGGGCTGTCGGCGGGGTACGCCTGAGGGGCGAGCTCGATCCGGCCGCCGCTGTCGGCGGACTGGGATATCGGCGACCCCTTGGGGACTGTATTGGTCATGAGCAGGCCAATCGATCTTGGACGGGAACGGGAGAGGCCGTGCGGGGGCCGGCGGGGCGACGGGAACGGGCGGGTACGGTCCCGCGGGTGCGGGTGCGGGCCCACCCCTCCCCGGGGCCCCGCCACCCCTCCCCTCCCCGGGGCGGCGGGGAGGCCGGGACCGGTGGGGAGGGGGACAAGGGGTGGGGGGTCGGTGGAGCGGTGCCGTGGCGCGTGAACTCGCGCGGCGGCGTCAGGAGTTGACCGCGGGGATGACCGACGAGCCGTACGCGTCGATCACCGCTTCCTGCGCGTCGTGCATGTCGTAGACGGCGAACTGGTCGACGCCCAGCTCGCGCAGGGCGTTCAGCTTCTCGATGTGCTTCTCGACCGGGCCGATGAGGCAGAACCGGTCGACGATCTCGTCGGGCACGAACGCGGTGTCCGGGTTGTCGGCGCGCCCGTGGTGGGAGTAGTCGTAGCCCTCACGGGCCTTGATGTAGTCGGTGAGTTCGTCGGGGACGGCGGCGGAGTGCTCGCCGTACTTGGACACCAGGTCGGCCACGTGGTTGCCGACCATCCCGCCGAACCAGCGGCACTGCTCACGGGCATGGGCGAGCTTCTCGGGCGAGTCGTCCTCGGTGACGTACGCCGGGGCGGCCACGCAGATCTTCACCTCGGACGGGTCACGGCCGGCCGCGACCGCCGCGTCCTTCACGGCCTTGACCATGTACTCGGTCAGATAGAGGTCGGCGAGCTGGAGGATGAACCCGTCGGCCTCCTCACCGGTCATCTTCAGCGCCTTCGGACCGTACGCCGCCATCCAGACGGGGAGTTCGGCGCCGGGCTTGATCCACGGGAACCTGACGACCGTGCCGCCGCCGAGGTCGGCCTCCCGGCCGCTGCCGAGCGCCCGGATGACCTTCATGGCCTCGCTGATCCGGGCCAGGGTGTTGGGCTTGCGGCCGGCGACGCGCATGGCCGAGTCGCCGCGGCCGATGCCGCAGACCGTGCGGTTGCCGAACATGTCGTTGAGGGTGGCGAAGGTGGAGGCGGTCACCTCCCAGGTGCGGGTGCCCG
The DNA window shown above is from Streptomyces chartreusis and carries:
- a CDS encoding CbtB domain-containing protein, producing the protein MAQHVAQPTANTPALPAKLPIGAIVPWAVFFGILMLVLLYFVGAEQGATSVVSGEDVHEWVHDARHLLGFPCH
- a CDS encoding histidine phosphatase family protein, with protein sequence MTSRVTFISPAMNASLRRARFDDGRTPLDDTGAARARAAAGTLPPAARVLTSPGLRCRETAGALGLHGPAVPELAGPDVGRWRGRTLDEVSAAEPESLGRWLTDPGHAPHGGESVREFCGRIARWLTDVEDLDGRTVAVVEPEVVRAAVLHALGMPEAAFWRLDVAPLTATELSGRGGRWNLRLGRPLAAPDAD
- a CDS encoding methylmalonyl-CoA mutase subunit beta yields the protein MTVLPDDGLSLAAEFPDATHEQWQHLVEGVLRKSGKDVSGTAAEDALSTALEDGLRTRPLYSARDAAPDAGLPGFAPFVRGGRAEGNTAGGWDVRQRHTALTDGVVLADLENGVTSIWLVLGEGGIPVTELGRALDGVYLDLAPVVLDAGTEVEPAARELLRLYEERGVAKEAARGNLGADPLGHEARTAKSSDFTAVAGLARLCAEEYPGLRALTVDALPYHEAGGSAAQELGASLATGVAYLRELDAAGLTVEQAAAQLEFRYAATADQFLTIAKLRAARRLWARVTEVCGASSAQVQHAVTSPVMMSRRDPWVNMLRTTVATLAAGVGGAESVTVLPFDHALGLPDAFARRIARNTSTVLIEESHLARVIDPAGGSWYVERLTDELAEAGWEFFQRIERAGGQAAALRSGQLGEDLAATWEARTGKLARRREPITGVSEFPNLAEQLVAREPAPEARSGGLPRVRRDEAYEALRARSDAHLAATGSRPRIFLAALGPAAAHTARLTFASNLFQAGGIEPVTGGTFAESGATEVCLCSSDALYEEQAESVAAEFRSAGAAQVFLAGRPGQYTDVDAYVFAGCDAVAVLSATLDRMGVS
- the scpA gene encoding methylmalonyl-CoA mutase → MGIPDFSGIELGEPRTDAGVDEWRKAAGTDGAFWETPEGIAVKPLYTGRDLEGLDFLGTYPGMAPYLRGPYPTMYVNQPWTIRQYAGFSTAEESNAFYRRNLAAGQKGLSVAFDLPTHRGYDSDHPRVTGDVGMAGVAIDSIYDMRQLFDGIPLDRMTVSMTMNGAVLPVLALYIVAAEEQGVAPEKLAGTIQNDILKEFMVRNTYIYPPKPSMRIISDIFAFTSQRMPRYNSISISGYHIQEAGATADLELAYTLADGVEYIRAGREAGLDVDAFAPRLSFFWAIGMNFFMEVAKLRAARLLWAKLVKQFDPKNSKSLSLRTHSQTSGWSLTAQDVFNNVTRTCVEAMAATQGHTQSLHTNALDEALALPTDFSARIARNTQLLIQQESGTTRVIDPWGGSAYVEKLTYDLARRAWQHIQEVEAAGGMAKAIDAGIPKLRIEEAAARTQARIDSGRQPVIGVNKYRVDSDEQIDVLKVDNSSVRAQQIEKLRRLRAERDEQVCQDALDALTRAAGGEGNLLELAVNAARAKATVGEISDALEKVYGRHASQIRTITGVYRNEAGESPSVDRTRTLVSDFEESEGRRPRILVAKMGQDGHDRGQKVIATAFADLGFDVDVGPLFQTPAEVARQAVEADVHIVGVSSLAAGHLTLVPALKEALAEEGREDIMIVVGGVIPPQDVPTLIEMGAAAVFPPGTVIPDAAYDLVRRLGADLGHEL
- a CDS encoding CbtA family protein gives rise to the protein MNSATVRKLLVRGMLAGLAAGVLALIVAYVLGEPSVDRAIGFEEAHASGHEHEVELVSRSLQSTAGLATGVLIYGVSFGGIAALAHCFALGRVGRFSPRATALLLSGCALLAVYVVPFLKYPANPPAVGDPDTIGRRTTLYFLMMVLSVLLAVAATILGRRLAPRLGNWYATVVAVAAFALVIGLAFAFLPAVDEVPADFPATVLWRFRLSALAMQATLWAGFGLLFGELAERLLNPRPAPAAPASAAAVTG